The following proteins come from a genomic window of Tepidiforma thermophila:
- the ribF gene encoding riboflavin biosynthesis protein RibF — protein MVVPSFTRAQLAAGAPGPETALTIGVLDGVHRGHQWLLGRLREEARRRALSPGVVTLHPHPVTVLRPEVPPCYLTSLEERMELIRAAGADWVIPLTFTSEVSEVTAEELAGAFVELLRMRLMVLGPDAAFGRGAPKDTVERMRRLGAELGFEVVQVEPLMHDHERYSSTAVRAALAAGDMDRVTALLGRPYRLSGPVVRGFERGRTIGFPTANISVAADRALPALGVYATRASVAGHRLMGATNIGRRPTFDAGHVSIETHLLDFEGDIYGERMDLEIVARIRGEVKFASADALKAQIAEDVREARRLLAGA, from the coding sequence ATGGTAGTCCCTTCCTTCACCCGCGCGCAGCTGGCGGCGGGCGCCCCCGGGCCTGAGACTGCTCTGACGATCGGCGTGCTCGACGGGGTGCACCGCGGGCACCAGTGGCTGCTCGGCCGGCTGCGCGAGGAGGCCCGGAGGCGGGCGCTTTCGCCGGGGGTGGTGACCCTTCACCCGCACCCGGTGACCGTGCTGCGGCCGGAGGTCCCGCCGTGCTACCTGACGTCGCTCGAGGAGCGGATGGAGCTGATCCGGGCGGCGGGCGCCGACTGGGTCATCCCTTTGACCTTCACGAGCGAAGTCTCGGAGGTGACTGCCGAGGAGCTGGCGGGGGCGTTTGTGGAGCTGCTCCGGATGCGGCTGATGGTGCTGGGGCCGGATGCGGCGTTCGGGCGGGGTGCGCCGAAGGACACGGTGGAGCGGATGCGGCGGCTGGGCGCAGAGCTGGGCTTCGAGGTGGTGCAGGTGGAGCCGCTGATGCACGACCACGAACGGTACAGTTCGACGGCGGTGCGGGCGGCGCTGGCGGCCGGCGATATGGACCGGGTGACGGCGCTGCTGGGGCGGCCGTACCGGCTTTCGGGGCCGGTTGTGCGCGGATTCGAGCGGGGCCGGACGATCGGGTTCCCGACGGCGAACATCTCGGTTGCAGCCGACCGTGCACTGCCGGCGCTGGGCGTGTATGCGACGCGGGCGAGCGTGGCCGGGCACCGGCTGATGGGCGCGACGAACATCGGGCGACGGCCGACCTTCGACGCGGGGCATGTGTCGATCGAAACGCACCTGCTGGACTTCGAGGGCGACATCTACGGGGAGCGGATGGACCTCGAAATCGTGGCGCGCATCCGGGGCGAAGTGAAGTTCGCCTCGGCCGATGCCCTCAAGGCGCAGATCGCGGAAGATGTTCGGGAGGCGAGACGGCTGCTTGCCGGCGCCTGA
- a CDS encoding PaaI family thioesterase, which translates to MSSDQSAVLQQRIQPFFPGVLGIRLTSAEPDRVTAELTVRDELCTVPGICHGGVLMAFADTLGAVGTVLNLPPDAGTTTIESKTNFFAPALAGTTITAECIPLHRGRRTQTWQTAIRNPDGRLLALVTQTQMVLTP; encoded by the coding sequence ATGTCCAGCGACCAGTCCGCCGTGCTCCAGCAGCGCATCCAGCCGTTCTTCCCCGGCGTCCTCGGCATCCGGCTCACGTCCGCGGAGCCCGACCGCGTGACCGCCGAGCTGACGGTCCGCGACGAGCTGTGCACCGTCCCGGGCATCTGCCACGGCGGCGTCCTCATGGCCTTCGCCGATACCCTCGGCGCCGTTGGCACGGTCCTCAACCTCCCGCCCGATGCCGGCACAACCACCATCGAGTCGAAGACCAACTTCTTCGCCCCCGCCCTCGCGGGCACTACCATCACCGCCGAGTGCATTCCGCTCCACCGCGGCCGCCGCACCCAGACCTGGCAGACGGCCATCCGGAACCCCGACGGCCGCCTCCTCGCGTTGGTCACCCAGACCCAGATGGTCCTCACGCCCTGA
- a CDS encoding DNA polymerase III subunit alpha, producing MAAYAELHAHSCWSLREGASTTDELIDRALALGYAALALTDHDNLYGAMEFAQAARARGLKAITGCEVTVRGAGPGGATAETSHLTVLAESVEGYRNLCRLLSRGYRTYGKDTPQVEETWLFEQGAGLIVLSGCRDSALARLAAAGEERAARELAGRYRDVFGDRYLIELQDHDVYGDRRRNAVLARTADACGIPVVATNNAHYHVRTRHRLNDVLVAIRHRLTLDTSHTERRPNSEFYLKHPEELARRFAWRPDALLNTVATAERCTFDLTRDLPYRLPDYPVPEGATLDSFLRGVCERAFRRKYPPSDPYAAEARERLERELALIERHGLAGFFLVYWDILQLVNEVAAELPGRDPRLAPDERPVGRGRGSSVSSIVCYLIGLSHIDPVRNNLYLERFLNEELHSLPDIDLDFPRDIRDALLERIYDRYGPEHAALVAAFPTYRFRSAVLDVGKALGLPEPVLAKINRLAGPFADARGLAEQLRKVPELRHLVDAPIWRDLVELAGQVSGFPRHIGQHVGGVVVSAEPISSVVPVEPARMEGRYVCQWDKDSVDDARFVKIDFLALGMLSAVGECLDIIEEERGVRVDLGRIPHDSPEIYAAIREGDTMGVFQIESRAQVQTLPRTQPRNLDDLAVQVAIIRPGPIMAGAFRPYMEYRERLARGETIEVDYGHPELKPLLEHCLGETLGHVLYQDQVLQIACAVAGFTPGQADRLRRAMSRKRSSEAMQALAEEFLAGAARMGVSREAAEVAFEKMAAFAAFGFPKSHAVAFALLAYESAWLRVHYPAEYYCALFNAQPMGFYPVEVLTQDAERHGIRVLPPCVNRSRAGAWPEEGNIRLGLQQVNGIGGGWQDRRQHRRLPDYRSLPERIVEEREANGPYRSLRDLLVRTGITREQAEMLIQAGALECFGLARRELLWQLGLLTEARMPQPPHPAAGARARQLALALPTEQDMASLPPLEGWEELAWDFERLGLSPGRHPMALVRPLLHEGMITSRHLGGVRNPNRLPQGMVVEIAGMVVTRQRPVTASGVMFMLLEDEFGLANVVVHRGLQERQAELVRMEPFVIVRGRVDNEQSGFPNIVAESFRRCPLPGFIERPQSHDFG from the coding sequence GTGGCCGCGTACGCCGAGCTGCATGCGCATTCGTGCTGGTCGCTGCGGGAGGGGGCGAGCACCACGGACGAGCTGATCGACCGGGCGCTCGCCCTCGGGTACGCAGCGCTGGCGCTGACGGACCACGACAACCTGTACGGGGCGATGGAGTTTGCGCAGGCGGCCCGGGCGCGGGGGCTGAAGGCGATCACCGGGTGCGAGGTGACGGTGCGGGGGGCGGGGCCCGGGGGTGCGACCGCGGAAACGTCGCACCTGACGGTGCTTGCGGAGAGCGTGGAGGGATACCGGAATCTCTGCCGGCTGCTGAGCCGGGGATACCGGACGTACGGGAAGGACACGCCGCAGGTGGAGGAGACGTGGCTGTTCGAACAGGGCGCGGGACTGATTGTGCTCTCAGGCTGCCGGGATTCGGCGCTGGCGCGGCTGGCTGCGGCCGGCGAGGAGCGGGCGGCGCGGGAGCTGGCCGGCCGCTACCGCGACGTGTTCGGCGACCGGTACCTGATTGAGCTGCAGGACCACGATGTATACGGCGACCGGCGGCGGAATGCGGTGCTGGCGCGGACAGCGGATGCGTGCGGCATCCCGGTGGTTGCGACGAACAACGCGCACTACCACGTGCGGACCAGGCACCGGCTGAACGATGTGCTGGTGGCGATTCGGCACCGGCTGACGCTGGACACTTCGCATACGGAGCGGCGGCCGAATTCGGAGTTCTACCTGAAGCACCCGGAGGAGCTGGCCCGGCGGTTCGCCTGGCGGCCGGACGCGCTGTTGAACACGGTTGCGACGGCGGAGCGGTGCACGTTCGACCTGACGCGCGACCTGCCCTACCGGCTGCCGGATTACCCGGTGCCGGAGGGTGCGACGCTCGACAGCTTCCTGCGCGGGGTGTGCGAGCGGGCGTTCCGGCGGAAGTACCCGCCTTCGGACCCGTATGCGGCGGAGGCGCGGGAGCGGCTGGAGCGGGAGCTGGCGCTCATCGAGCGGCACGGGCTTGCGGGGTTCTTCCTCGTGTACTGGGACATCCTGCAGCTGGTGAACGAGGTGGCGGCAGAGCTCCCCGGGCGCGACCCGCGGCTGGCGCCGGATGAGCGGCCGGTCGGGCGCGGACGGGGGTCGTCGGTGAGCTCGATCGTGTGCTACCTGATCGGGCTTTCGCACATCGACCCGGTGCGGAACAACCTCTACCTGGAGCGGTTCCTGAACGAGGAGCTGCATTCGCTGCCGGACATCGACCTCGACTTCCCGCGGGACATCCGGGATGCGCTGCTGGAGCGGATCTATGACCGGTACGGGCCGGAGCACGCGGCGCTGGTGGCGGCGTTCCCGACTTACCGGTTTCGGAGCGCGGTGCTGGATGTGGGGAAGGCGCTGGGGCTGCCGGAGCCGGTGCTGGCGAAGATCAACCGGCTGGCGGGGCCGTTCGCGGACGCTCGGGGGCTGGCAGAGCAGCTGCGGAAGGTGCCGGAGCTGCGGCACCTGGTGGATGCGCCGATCTGGCGCGACCTGGTGGAGCTGGCGGGGCAGGTTTCGGGCTTCCCGCGGCACATCGGGCAACACGTGGGGGGTGTGGTGGTCTCGGCGGAGCCGATTTCGTCGGTGGTGCCGGTGGAGCCGGCGCGGATGGAAGGGCGGTATGTGTGCCAGTGGGACAAGGATTCGGTCGACGACGCACGGTTCGTGAAGATCGACTTCCTTGCGCTGGGGATGCTCTCGGCAGTGGGGGAGTGCCTGGACATCATCGAGGAGGAGCGCGGCGTGCGGGTGGACCTGGGGCGGATCCCGCACGACAGCCCGGAGATTTACGCGGCGATCCGGGAAGGGGACACGATGGGGGTGTTCCAGATCGAGAGCCGGGCGCAGGTGCAGACGCTGCCGCGCACGCAGCCGCGGAACCTGGACGACCTGGCGGTGCAGGTGGCGATCATCCGGCCGGGGCCGATTATGGCGGGGGCGTTCCGGCCGTACATGGAGTACCGGGAGCGGCTCGCACGGGGGGAGACGATCGAGGTGGATTACGGTCACCCGGAGCTGAAGCCGCTGCTCGAGCACTGCCTGGGCGAGACGCTGGGGCACGTGCTCTACCAGGACCAGGTGCTGCAGATTGCCTGCGCGGTGGCGGGCTTCACGCCGGGGCAGGCCGACCGGCTGCGGCGGGCGATGAGCCGCAAGCGCTCATCGGAGGCGATGCAGGCGCTGGCGGAGGAGTTCCTTGCCGGCGCGGCGCGGATGGGGGTGAGCCGGGAGGCGGCGGAGGTGGCGTTCGAGAAGATGGCGGCGTTCGCAGCGTTCGGGTTCCCGAAGAGCCATGCGGTGGCGTTCGCGCTGCTGGCATACGAATCGGCGTGGCTGCGGGTGCACTACCCGGCGGAGTACTACTGCGCGCTCTTCAACGCGCAGCCGATGGGCTTCTACCCGGTCGAGGTGCTGACGCAGGATGCGGAGCGACACGGGATCCGGGTGCTGCCGCCGTGCGTCAACCGCTCGCGGGCCGGGGCATGGCCGGAGGAGGGGAACATCCGGCTCGGGCTGCAGCAGGTGAATGGCATCGGCGGGGGATGGCAGGACCGGCGGCAGCACCGGCGTCTTCCGGACTACCGTTCGCTGCCGGAACGGATCGTGGAGGAGCGGGAAGCGAACGGTCCGTACCGGTCGCTCCGCGACCTGCTGGTGCGGACGGGGATAACGCGAGAGCAGGCAGAGATGCTGATCCAGGCGGGCGCGCTGGAGTGCTTCGGGCTGGCGCGGCGGGAGCTGCTCTGGCAGCTGGGACTGCTGACGGAAGCGCGGATGCCGCAGCCGCCGCACCCGGCCGCGGGAGCACGCGCCAGGCAGCTTGCGCTGGCGCTGCCGACGGAGCAGGACATGGCGAGCCTGCCGCCGCTGGAGGGCTGGGAAGAGCTGGCATGGGACTTCGAGCGGCTGGGGCTCAGCCCGGGGCGGCACCCGATGGCGCTGGTGCGGCCGCTGCTGCACGAGGGCATGATCACGAGCCGCCACCTCGGCGGGGTGCGGAACCCGAACCGGCTCCCGCAGGGGATGGTGGTGGAGATTGCGGGAATGGTGGTGACGCGCCAGCGGCCGGTGACGGCGAGCGGGGTGATGTTCATGCTGCTCGAAGACGAGTTTGGGCTGGCGAACGTGGTGGTGCACCGCGGGCTGCAGGAGCGGCAGGCGGAGCTGGTGCGGATGGAGCCGTTCGTGATCGTGCGCGGGCGGGTCGACAACGAGCAGAGCGGGTTCCCGAACATCGTGGCGGAGTCGTTCCGGCGGTGTCCGCTGCCGGGGTTCATCGAGCGGCCGCAATCGCACGATTTCGGCTAA
- a CDS encoding LamG domain-containing protein — protein MLLRVLRTGVARAATAVLVAAGVAAGACWGGGSPPVSFCVPPPADLVAWWPFDETSGNVAHDIAGFPNDLAFMSGSYVPVAGKVGGGWQLGPAMTLAWAASQADLQVGSGNFTIETWVLRWNTVSSISTILAKRDSSGTGYGLIAANGQAYLRQSGSNSSPPPTSGSISTGGWRHLAVTVDRTANVVRWYVDGQQVATGPATTWFSGNLDTNAPAEVSTGGADIQLDELSLYKRALTANEIQTIFQAGASGKCKPASVTPTPTPTNTPTPVALGTVGIGGGLPVTVVPPGGTPTPAGTVPAFATVGPKQTPTATPTPTGMVPAFGTVGPKQTPTPTKTPTPTATPTKTPTPTATPTKTPTPTATPTKTPTPTATPTLTPTPTPTPTPLDGTLCVLKFYDMDQNGVQGTNEPFLQGWTFTIAQGSTVLGSVTTGGAGTPGVCVNLPAGQYTVTEVVQTGWFPTTPNPQTATVVGGQTVTLLFGNGRN, from the coding sequence ATGCTGCTGCGTGTTCTTCGAACCGGGGTCGCACGGGCCGCGACTGCCGTGCTGGTGGCGGCGGGAGTCGCCGCGGGCGCGTGCTGGGGCGGGGGCAGTCCGCCGGTCTCCTTCTGCGTTCCGCCACCGGCGGACCTGGTTGCCTGGTGGCCGTTCGATGAGACGTCGGGGAACGTTGCGCACGACATTGCGGGGTTCCCGAACGACCTGGCATTCATGAGCGGCTCGTACGTGCCTGTAGCGGGAAAGGTTGGGGGCGGATGGCAGCTCGGGCCGGCGATGACCCTTGCATGGGCGGCGTCGCAGGCGGACCTGCAGGTCGGCTCCGGGAACTTCACGATCGAGACCTGGGTGCTGCGCTGGAACACCGTGTCGTCGATTTCGACGATCCTGGCAAAGCGGGACAGCTCAGGGACGGGGTACGGACTTATCGCTGCGAACGGCCAGGCGTACCTCCGGCAGAGCGGCAGCAACAGCAGCCCGCCGCCAACGAGCGGGTCGATATCGACCGGCGGATGGCGGCACCTGGCCGTGACGGTGGACCGGACAGCGAACGTCGTGCGATGGTACGTCGACGGCCAGCAGGTAGCGACGGGACCGGCCACGACGTGGTTTTCCGGGAATTTGGATACGAACGCTCCCGCCGAGGTCAGCACGGGCGGTGCGGACATCCAGCTGGACGAGCTTTCGCTCTACAAGCGGGCGCTGACTGCGAACGAGATCCAGACGATTTTCCAGGCGGGCGCGAGCGGGAAATGCAAGCCGGCTTCGGTGACGCCCACGCCCACTCCAACGAACACGCCGACGCCAGTGGCCCTGGGCACGGTAGGAATCGGCGGGGGGCTGCCGGTTACGGTGGTGCCGCCGGGCGGGACGCCGACGCCGGCGGGGACGGTGCCGGCGTTTGCGACGGTCGGCCCGAAGCAGACACCAACGGCGACGCCGACACCGACCGGGATGGTCCCGGCATTCGGCACGGTAGGGCCGAAGCAGACGCCCACCCCGACGAAGACGCCGACGCCGACAGCGACACCAACGAAGACACCGACCCCCACGGCGACGCCGACCAAGACGCCGACGCCGACGGCGACACCAACGAAGACACCGACCCCGACGGCGACACCAACGCTAACGCCGACACCGACGCCAACCCCGACCCCGCTCGACGGGACGCTCTGCGTGCTGAAGTTTTATGACATGGACCAGAACGGGGTGCAAGGTACGAATGAGCCGTTCCTGCAGGGATGGACATTCACCATCGCCCAAGGGAGCACGGTGCTCGGGTCAGTTACGACCGGGGGAGCCGGGACGCCCGGGGTGTGCGTAAACCTGCCAGCCGGGCAGTACACCGTGACCGAGGTGGTGCAGACGGGCTGGTTCCCGACAACGCCGAATCCGCAAACGGCGACCGTGGTGGGCGGGCAAACGGTCACGCTGCTGTTCGGGAACGGGCGGAATTAG
- a CDS encoding ABC transporter ATP-binding protein, with protein sequence MSQGASVELRSVSRRFRAGGEDVWAVREVSLSVRPGEFLALVGRSGSGKTTLLNLIAGLDRPTSGEVLVDGARVDQMSDRELDRLRRGTIGFIFQSFGLLPLLSARENVELPLRIAGVGYRERQKRVDEALAFVGLKKRAEHRPYELSGGEQQRVAIARALAARPRLILADEPTGELDSATASVVFGLLRDLARMEGITIITCTHDRLVMEMAGRVEELADGRLVTEGRREVLERTLARERSPFAAARSAPPGEAPTGSGLSSLIGADYSQFRRPGSAGGAAGTPGQEVDEEQAER encoded by the coding sequence GTGAGCCAGGGAGCATCGGTTGAGCTGCGGTCGGTGTCGCGCCGGTTCCGGGCGGGCGGCGAGGACGTGTGGGCGGTGCGGGAGGTTTCGCTGTCGGTGCGGCCCGGCGAGTTTCTCGCGCTGGTCGGCCGCTCAGGTTCGGGGAAGACGACGCTGCTGAACCTGATTGCGGGGCTGGACCGGCCGACGAGCGGCGAAGTGCTGGTCGACGGGGCGCGCGTCGACCAGATGAGCGACCGGGAGCTGGACCGGCTGCGCCGGGGGACGATCGGGTTCATTTTCCAGTCGTTCGGGCTGCTGCCGCTGCTGTCGGCGCGGGAGAACGTGGAGCTTCCGCTGCGGATAGCGGGTGTCGGCTACCGGGAGCGGCAGAAGCGGGTGGACGAGGCCCTGGCGTTCGTGGGACTGAAGAAGCGTGCGGAGCACCGGCCGTACGAGCTTTCGGGCGGGGAGCAGCAGCGGGTGGCGATCGCGCGGGCGCTGGCGGCGAGGCCGCGGCTGATCCTGGCGGATGAACCGACGGGCGAGCTGGACTCGGCGACGGCTTCAGTGGTGTTCGGGCTGCTGCGTGACCTTGCGCGGATGGAGGGCATCACGATTATCACCTGCACCCATGACCGGTTGGTGATGGAGATGGCTGGCCGGGTGGAGGAGCTCGCCGACGGGCGGCTGGTGACGGAGGGGCGGCGGGAGGTGCTGGAGCGGACGCTGGCGCGGGAGCGGAGCCCCTTTGCGGCAGCGCGGTCCGCGCCGCCGGGGGAGGCGCCGACGGGGTCGGGGCTGTCGTCGCTGATCGGCGCGGATTATTCGCAGTTTCGGCGGCCGGGCTCGGCCGGGGGTGCTGCGGGCACGCCGGGACAGGAGGTCGACGAGGAGCAGGCCGAACGCTGA
- a CDS encoding ATP-binding cassette domain-containing protein: MELVPTYATEPGSEGDDLYIRCEDLFKIYKTANLEVVALRGLDLKVRRGEFMAIVGASGSGKSTLLNILAGLDTPSAGRCYVGGQDLLTMSSKEMVRYRRRQVGFVWQQTGRNLVPYLDAVQNVEVPMVLDGVPPREAQERAVRLLEMVLMGHRLHHRPEMLSGGEQQRVSIAVALANNPPLLLADEPTGELDSVGADTVYEVFRTLNKELGTTIVIVTHDPDIAARVDRVVAIRDGRTSSEIYRRVRFEGTEAKVSHEEYVLVDAAGRLQIPREYLDELEIHDRVRVILGEGRIEVLPDGRRRVRPRGAAW; the protein is encoded by the coding sequence ATGGAGCTGGTGCCGACGTACGCGACTGAACCGGGGTCCGAAGGGGACGACCTGTATATCCGCTGTGAGGACCTGTTCAAGATATACAAGACGGCGAACCTCGAGGTGGTAGCGCTGCGCGGGCTGGACCTGAAGGTACGGCGCGGGGAGTTCATGGCGATTGTCGGCGCGTCGGGTTCGGGGAAGTCCACGCTGCTGAACATCCTGGCCGGGCTGGACACGCCCTCGGCGGGGCGGTGTTACGTGGGCGGGCAGGACCTCCTGACCATGTCGAGCAAGGAGATGGTGCGGTACCGGCGGCGGCAGGTTGGCTTCGTTTGGCAGCAGACGGGAAGGAACCTCGTGCCGTATTTGGACGCGGTGCAGAACGTTGAGGTGCCGATGGTGCTGGACGGGGTGCCGCCGCGGGAGGCGCAGGAGCGGGCAGTCCGGCTGCTCGAGATGGTGCTCATGGGGCACCGGCTGCACCACCGGCCGGAGATGCTCTCAGGGGGTGAGCAGCAACGGGTATCGATCGCGGTGGCGCTGGCGAACAATCCGCCGCTGCTGCTGGCTGACGAGCCGACCGGGGAGCTGGACTCCGTAGGCGCGGACACGGTGTACGAGGTGTTCCGGACGCTCAACAAGGAACTGGGAACGACCATTGTGATTGTGACGCACGACCCCGACATTGCGGCGCGGGTGGACCGGGTAGTGGCCATCCGCGACGGCCGGACGAGCAGCGAGATTTATCGCCGGGTGCGATTCGAAGGCACGGAGGCAAAGGTTTCGCACGAGGAGTACGTGCTGGTCGACGCGGCGGGACGGCTCCAGATCCCGCGCGAGTATCTCGATGAGCTGGAGATTCATGACCGGGTGCGGGTCATTCTCGGGGAGGGTCGCATTGAAGTCCTGCCGGACGGGAGGCGGAGGGTGCGGCCGAGGGGGGCGGCGTGGTGA